One segment of Methylotenera versatilis 79 DNA contains the following:
- a CDS encoding cysteine desulfurase family protein, translated as MAHVFFDHNSTTALKPEVLEVMLPFMVEQQGNATSRHAFGRKARAAVEQAREQVADAVNAHPSQVIFTASGTEANNFAINGINSNLSHGQILISAIEHPCVSRPALAMQSRGWQAVDIAVDADCKLDMHHLHNLLLTPTNLVSVMLANNETGAIQDLVVIADLAAQHKAFVHTDAVQALGKIPVDFADLNVHAMTISSHKVGGPLGAGAFIMDKRLDVLPLLHGGGQEKGLRSGTENLAAIVGFGTACELAVKNINAFTAHTQKLRDFCEIGLIKLGAHLFANHANRIANTSFFAFPNIDGETLVMALDRKGFAVASGSACSSDSGEPSHVLLAMGIDADLARGAVRVSFGLSNTIEQVQQFLAVLENELARLRNLIAMTA; from the coding sequence ATGGCACATGTTTTTTTTGATCATAACAGCACAACGGCACTCAAACCAGAAGTGCTTGAAGTGATGTTGCCGTTTATGGTAGAACAACAAGGCAACGCCACTAGCCGCCATGCTTTTGGCCGTAAAGCTCGCGCTGCAGTTGAGCAGGCTCGCGAGCAAGTGGCCGATGCAGTGAATGCGCACCCAAGCCAAGTGATATTCACCGCAAGTGGAACGGAAGCCAATAACTTTGCAATAAATGGTATTAATAGTAATTTGAGTCATGGTCAAATATTAATTAGCGCGATTGAACACCCGTGTGTATCGCGCCCTGCCCTAGCGATGCAATCGCGCGGCTGGCAAGCAGTAGATATTGCAGTAGATGCTGATTGCAAATTAGACATGCATCACTTGCATAATTTGCTATTGACCCCCACTAATTTAGTATCAGTGATGTTAGCGAATAACGAAACTGGCGCGATACAAGATTTGGTCGTGATTGCAGATTTAGCCGCTCAGCATAAAGCATTTGTGCATACGGATGCAGTGCAAGCGCTAGGCAAAATCCCCGTTGATTTTGCAGATTTAAATGTACATGCAATGACGATTTCCAGCCATAAAGTTGGCGGCCCACTTGGCGCAGGCGCATTTATTATGGATAAACGCTTAGATGTTCTTCCACTATTGCATGGCGGTGGACAGGAAAAAGGTTTACGCAGCGGCACAGAAAATTTAGCGGCGATTGTGGGTTTCGGTACTGCATGCGAATTAGCGGTTAAAAATATAAATGCTTTTACAGCACATACGCAAAAATTGCGTGATTTTTGTGAAATTGGTTTGATTAAGTTAGGCGCTCATTTGTTTGCCAATCATGCAAATCGCATCGCCAATACCAGTTTTTTCGCTTTCCCAAATATTGATGGCGAAACATTGGTGATGGCGTTAGATCGTAAAGGTTTTGCGGTCGCCAGCGGATCTGCCTGCTCTAGCGATAGCGGAGAACCTAGCCATGTATTGCTGGCGATGGGTATTGATGCCGATTTAGCACGCGGCGCTGTGCGAGTGAGTTTTGGATTAAGCAATACCATAGAGCAAGTACAACAATTTTTAGCTGTGCTTGAAAACGAATTGGCGCGATTGAGAAACTTAATCGCAATGACTGCTTAA
- the mutS gene encoding DNA mismatch repair protein MutS yields the protein MPNTQAQAANHTPMMRQYLGLKAQHPDMLLFYRMGDFYELFFEDAQKASRLLGITLTSRGSSNGEPIKMAGVPYHAAEQYLAKLAKMGEAVAICEQVGDPATSKGPVERKVTRLLTPGTLTDSALLDETRNNVLLSICFGEGLIGLAQLNLASGAFILSEIALGQLAQELARINPAEIVCEEHLKSAAQDEIIKQHKAPKKRLSAWQFEHAAAIAGLTKQLNTLDLNGFGCADLKPAICAAGALLEYVKHTQRAALPHINSISVESISDTIQLDAATRRNLEIDQTLRGETSPTLYSLLNTTKTAMGARLLRHWLHHPLRNQNLVLKRHDAVAELIQTSHYQQLQNHLKVIGDIERITARIALKTARPRDLSGLSVSLLQLPLLQQLLISSKAMLLETLGANLQAPIALVNLLNKAIKAEPSSLLREGGVIADGFDADLDELRSIQTNHGDFLLQFEAAEKARTGLTNLKVEYNSVHGFYIEISRAQAENAPPEYRRRQTLKNVERFITPELKLFEDKVLSANDRALAREKMLYEQVIEKLGEFIPALQTNSGAVASLDVLCCFAERALALNYVQPQFTQELGIDIKAGRHPVVESISVANNSQPFISNDVQLNPYRQLLLITGPNMGGKSTFMRQTALIVLLAHCGSFVPANVAKIGEIDRIFTRIGASDDLAGGRSTFMVEMTETANILHHATHKSLVLLDEIGRGTSTFDGLSLAWAVAKQILEKNKSYTLFATHYFELTRIVDEAKQAANVHLDAVEHGSNIVFMHKVEEGAAHMSYGIQVAQLAGIPKNVVAIAKRKLIQLENNQVAQNSHQPDMFTANIEPESLPSHPLIDAMDAIQPDDLTPKMALELLYKLKELT from the coding sequence ATGCCTAATACTCAAGCCCAAGCAGCCAATCATACGCCGATGATGCGTCAATACTTGGGCTTAAAAGCGCAGCATCCCGATATGTTGTTGTTTTATCGTATGGGTGATTTCTATGAACTGTTTTTTGAAGATGCTCAGAAAGCCTCACGCTTATTAGGTATTACACTCACCAGCCGTGGCAGCAGTAATGGCGAGCCGATTAAAATGGCTGGTGTGCCATATCATGCGGCTGAACAATATTTGGCCAAGCTTGCCAAAATGGGCGAAGCAGTCGCGATTTGTGAACAAGTTGGCGATCCAGCCACATCTAAAGGCCCCGTTGAGCGAAAAGTGACGCGTTTGCTGACGCCAGGCACGTTGACTGATAGTGCGTTATTAGATGAAACGCGCAACAATGTGTTGTTAAGTATTTGTTTTGGTGAAGGTTTAATTGGCTTGGCGCAATTAAATCTAGCTTCAGGTGCTTTTATATTAAGCGAAATCGCGCTGGGGCAATTGGCACAAGAGTTGGCGCGGATTAACCCTGCGGAAATTGTATGTGAAGAGCATTTAAAATCTGCGGCCCAAGATGAAATTATTAAGCAGCATAAAGCGCCTAAAAAACGCTTAAGTGCCTGGCAGTTTGAACATGCCGCGGCTATTGCAGGTTTAACTAAACAGCTCAACACTTTGGATTTGAACGGTTTTGGTTGTGCTGATTTAAAGCCGGCGATTTGTGCGGCCGGTGCGTTGCTAGAGTATGTCAAACATACGCAACGTGCTGCGCTACCGCATATTAATTCCATTAGTGTCGAATCCATCAGTGACACGATTCAACTAGATGCAGCCACGCGTCGCAATTTAGAAATCGATCAAACTTTGCGTGGTGAAACCTCACCAACGCTATATTCATTGCTGAATACAACAAAAACTGCGATGGGCGCGCGGTTGTTACGGCATTGGTTGCATCATCCTTTGCGCAATCAAAACTTAGTGCTTAAGCGGCATGATGCTGTAGCGGAGTTGATTCAGACTTCCCATTATCAGCAACTTCAAAATCATTTAAAAGTGATTGGCGATATTGAGCGAATCACCGCGCGCATCGCACTCAAAACCGCTAGACCGCGCGACCTGTCTGGCTTAAGTGTTAGTTTGCTGCAATTGCCTTTACTGCAGCAACTATTGATCTCTAGCAAAGCCATGCTTTTGGAAACACTGGGCGCCAATTTACAGGCGCCAATCGCATTAGTTAACTTGTTAAATAAAGCCATTAAAGCAGAGCCTTCATCTTTGTTGCGCGAAGGTGGTGTGATTGCCGATGGTTTTGATGCAGATTTAGATGAGTTGCGTAGCATACAAACCAATCATGGCGATTTTCTGCTGCAATTTGAAGCGGCCGAAAAAGCGCGTACAGGTTTAACCAATTTAAAAGTAGAGTACAACAGCGTTCACGGCTTTTATATTGAGATTAGCCGAGCGCAGGCTGAAAACGCACCACCAGAATATCGCCGCCGACAAACTCTTAAAAACGTAGAACGTTTTATCACGCCTGAATTGAAATTATTCGAAGATAAAGTGTTAAGTGCCAATGACAGGGCGTTGGCGCGGGAAAAAATGTTGTATGAACAAGTCATCGAAAAACTGGGTGAATTCATACCTGCCTTGCAAACAAATAGCGGCGCGGTTGCCAGCTTGGATGTTCTATGTTGTTTCGCCGAGCGCGCGTTGGCTTTAAATTATGTGCAGCCGCAATTTACCCAAGAACTAGGTATTGATATCAAGGCTGGGCGACACCCAGTTGTGGAAAGTATTTCTGTTGCCAATAACAGCCAGCCATTTATTAGTAATGATGTACAACTCAATCCGTATCGGCAATTATTATTAATTACTGGTCCAAATATGGGTGGTAAATCGACATTTATGCGCCAAACTGCACTGATTGTTTTGCTGGCGCACTGTGGTAGCTTTGTTCCGGCTAATGTAGCTAAAATAGGCGAAATTGATCGTATCTTCACAAGAATTGGCGCATCGGATGATTTGGCCGGTGGCCGGTCTACGTTTATGGTTGAGATGACCGAAACCGCTAATATTCTGCACCACGCCACCCATAAAAGTTTGGTGTTGCTGGATGAAATAGGTCGCGGTACTAGCACGTTTGACGGCTTAAGTCTGGCGTGGGCAGTTGCTAAACAGATACTAGAAAAAAATAAAAGTTATACATTATTTGCCACGCATTACTTTGAATTGACGCGTATTGTGGATGAAGCAAAGCAAGCGGCAAACGTCCATTTAGACGCAGTGGAGCACGGCAGCAATATTGTGTTTATGCATAAGGTGGAAGAGGGCGCAGCCCACATGAGTTACGGCATACAAGTGGCTCAGCTGGCGGGAATTCCTAAAAATGTCGTTGCGATTGCCAAACGTAAATTAATACAATTAGAAAATAATCAAGTCGCACAAAATAGCCATCAGCCAGATATGTTTACAGCGAATATTGAACCAGAGTCTCTGCCATCGCATCCATTGATTGATGCGATGGATGCTATTCAGCCAGATGATTTAACGCCTAAAATGGCATTGGAATTACTGTATAAACTGAAAGAGTTAACTTAA
- a CDS encoding RNA methyltransferase, with amino-acid sequence MTPQNIFDNIRIVLCQTSHPGNIGSAARAMKTMGLQHLYLVKPDKFPDAHATALSTGAADLLERAIVTETLSEALTGCAFAIGMSARKRYLSHETVNARVAAVEVSKIASTQPVALVFGTEMSGLSNAELDCCQMLAMIPANPEYSSLNLAAAVQVMCYELRMAILEGKIDVTEVNELATNDALEGFYAHLEQTLLHIGYLNPAAPKKLSERLRRIYARARLEKEEVNLLRGVLTLTQEPRKHNKY; translated from the coding sequence ATGACGCCACAAAATATTTTCGATAACATTCGCATTGTACTTTGCCAAACCAGCCATCCAGGCAACATTGGCTCTGCAGCACGCGCCATGAAAACCATGGGTTTACAGCATTTATATTTAGTTAAGCCCGATAAATTCCCCGATGCGCATGCTACGGCGCTTTCAACAGGTGCGGCTGATTTGTTAGAACGTGCAATCGTCACAGAAACATTAAGTGAAGCTTTAACTGGCTGTGCGTTTGCGATTGGGATGAGCGCCAGAAAACGTTATCTTTCTCATGAAACCGTCAATGCGCGTGTGGCAGCTGTTGAAGTGAGCAAAATCGCAAGTACTCAGCCAGTTGCCTTAGTATTTGGCACAGAGATGAGCGGCTTAAGCAATGCAGAATTGGATTGCTGCCAAATGCTGGCGATGATTCCGGCTAATCCAGAATACTCCTCTTTAAACCTAGCCGCTGCAGTGCAGGTAATGTGTTATGAGCTGAGAATGGCAATCTTAGAAGGTAAGATTGATGTGACAGAAGTGAATGAACTTGCCACTAATGACGCATTAGAAGGCTTTTATGCGCATTTAGAACAAACGCTGCTGCACATTGGTTATTTAAACCCCGCTGCACCTAAAAAACTAAGCGAACGTTTACGTAGGATCTACGCCCGCGCAAGATTGGAAAAAGAAGAAGTCAATTTATTAAGAGGCGTTTTAACGCTGACGCAAGAGCCTAGAAAACATAATAAATATTAA
- a CDS encoding sigma-E factor negative regulatory protein produces the protein MKDQLSALIDGEFDVASAEHLITSVQSGGELEGCWQNYHLIGDAMRGDRYLSADFSARVMNALADEPTVLAPKAATDNQIQHKKNLLQSNQFWSIAASVAAVMFVGLMVLQQQFTGSEEMMPVEIAQTLPLEYLEAHQAAAPSGAAYYIQNVNANMNSAGQ, from the coding sequence ATGAAAGATCAATTATCTGCGCTTATTGATGGCGAGTTTGATGTGGCGAGTGCCGAACATCTGATCACATCTGTTCAATCGGGCGGCGAGCTGGAAGGCTGTTGGCAAAACTATCATTTAATTGGTGATGCGATGCGTGGCGATCGTTATTTGAGTGCAGATTTTAGTGCGCGCGTGATGAATGCTTTAGCAGATGAGCCAACAGTATTGGCGCCGAAAGCGGCGACAGATAATCAAATTCAGCATAAAAAAAACCTACTTCAGTCCAACCAATTTTGGTCAATCGCGGCTTCAGTTGCTGCTGTGATGTTTGTCGGGTTAATGGTGTTGCAACAGCAATTCACTGGTTCCGAAGAAATGATGCCAGTAGAAATCGCGCAAACTTTGCCGCTTGAATATTTAGAAGCGCACCAAGCTGCAGCGCCAAGTGGAGCAGCTTATTACATCCAAAATGTTAATGCTAATATGAACAGCGCAGGACAATAA
- a CDS encoding thermonuclease family protein, with the protein MRFKLFGIFCLILSVNLHAYAADLTPKITYFYDGDTVKIKDALSEYKLRLTDIDAPERNQTYGKTARRALIKLCQNADIKVYITGTDKYQRKLGKLVCNTQDASIYMLKNGHAWFNRRYSMDYTLDIIEQESRRNKLGLWKRKNPVPPWQWRQKYQRKY; encoded by the coding sequence TTGCGTTTTAAACTGTTTGGTATTTTTTGCCTGATTTTAAGTGTTAACTTGCATGCTTATGCTGCTGACTTAACACCTAAAATCACTTACTTTTACGATGGCGACACCGTTAAAATCAAAGACGCTTTAAGTGAATATAAATTACGACTAACCGATATCGACGCGCCCGAACGCAATCAAACTTACGGTAAAACAGCACGCCGCGCGCTGATTAAATTATGTCAAAACGCCGATATAAAAGTTTATATAACAGGTACAGATAAATATCAGCGCAAATTGGGAAAACTCGTGTGCAACACCCAAGATGCCAGTATTTACATGCTTAAAAATGGCCATGCGTGGTTTAACAGACGTTACTCAATGGACTACACGCTTGATATTATTGAGCAAGAATCACGCAGAAATAAATTAGGCTTATGGAAACGAAAAAACCCAGTACCGCCTTGGCAATGGCGACAAAAGTATCAGCGCAAATACTAA
- a CDS encoding FKBP-type peptidyl-prolyl cis-trans isomerase, with the protein MQVAMNTVVTMTYQLKNANGEVLESSAEPVAYLHGGYDNIFPKVEEAMHGKNVGDVVEVSLEPEDGFGEYDEELVQIEPAEAFPAAELKVGMQFEGEDDTGEVILYTVTEIADGKVVVDGNHPWAGERLLFTATIADVRTANKEEVTHQHVHGAGGHHH; encoded by the coding sequence ATGCAAGTCGCCATGAACACCGTTGTTACTATGACTTATCAACTTAAAAACGCCAACGGCGAAGTGCTTGAATCGAGCGCTGAACCTGTTGCTTACTTACATGGCGGATATGACAATATATTCCCAAAAGTGGAAGAAGCCATGCACGGCAAAAACGTGGGTGATGTGGTAGAAGTCAGCCTAGAGCCTGAAGATGGTTTTGGTGAGTATGATGAAGAGCTAGTGCAAATTGAACCTGCCGAAGCTTTCCCAGCCGCAGAACTTAAAGTAGGTATGCAGTTTGAAGGTGAAGACGACACTGGCGAAGTGATCTTGTATACAGTAACCGAAATTGCCGATGGCAAAGTGGTGGTTGATGGCAATCATCCTTGGGCTGGCGAGCGTTTATTATTTACAGCCACAATTGCCGATGTACGCACCGCAAATAAAGAAGAAGTAACACATCAGCACGTACATGGTGCTGGCGGACATCATCACTAA
- a CDS encoding Rrf2 family transcriptional regulator, which translates to MRLTTKGRFAVTAMLDLALNETIHGNAKPVTLAGISERQAISLSYLEQLFSRLRRQGLVTSVRGPGGGYRVAKAHNEISVSNIITAVDELIDATQCGGQENCRDTGRCMTHDLWASLNDKILDYLSGITLADMVKTQRQNDEGLAADSDVGLSSSTVHFSPRNLQSKSCVNNADSEAKREEATVQ; encoded by the coding sequence ATGAGACTCACCACTAAAGGTCGTTTTGCAGTAACCGCTATGTTAGACCTCGCTTTGAACGAAACCATTCATGGTAACGCAAAGCCTGTAACACTGGCTGGCATCAGCGAGCGACAAGCGATTTCGCTTTCTTACTTAGAACAGTTGTTTAGTCGTTTACGTCGCCAAGGCTTGGTCACAAGTGTACGTGGCCCAGGTGGCGGTTATCGTGTTGCTAAAGCACATAATGAGATTTCGGTTTCTAACATTATTACGGCTGTGGATGAATTAATTGACGCGACACAATGTGGCGGACAAGAAAACTGCCGCGATACGGGACGTTGCATGACGCACGATTTATGGGCATCGCTTAACGATAAGATTTTAGATTATTTGTCAGGCATCACTTTGGCGGATATGGTGAAAACTCAACGTCAAAATGACGAAGGTTTAGCTGCTGACTCAGATGTGGGTTTATCTAGTAGCACAGTGCATTTTTCACCACGTAATTTGCAATCTAAATCATGCGTTAACAATGCAGATAGTGAAGCGAAACGTGAAGAAGCGACTGTCCAGTAA
- the cysE gene encoding serine O-acetyltransferase, whose protein sequence is MFNHIKEDISIVFDRDPAARTHFEILTTYPGVHALIMHRFSHWLWNARFYWLGRLFSHIGRFLTGIEIHPGATIGKRVFIDHGMGVVIGETAIIGDDCTLYHGVTLGGTSWNKGKRHPTLEQGVVIGAGAKVLGPITIGKNAKIGSNAVVVKDVPENATAVGIPARILEEEKAKKRDETAQKIGFSAYAVGDDNNDPVTKAIHKLLDHADKQDIVIAELKQQLAQLSDANADAELGEAFASKKH, encoded by the coding sequence ATGTTTAACCATATTAAAGAAGACATTTCAATCGTTTTTGACCGTGATCCAGCGGCGCGTACGCACTTTGAGATTCTGACCACTTACCCTGGCGTACATGCACTTATTATGCACCGTTTTAGTCATTGGTTATGGAATGCACGTTTTTATTGGCTTGGCCGGCTTTTTTCGCATATTGGCCGCTTTTTGACTGGCATTGAAATTCATCCAGGCGCCACCATTGGTAAGCGCGTATTTATTGACCACGGCATGGGCGTGGTGATTGGCGAAACGGCTATTATTGGTGACGACTGTACGCTGTATCATGGCGTAACGCTTGGCGGCACATCTTGGAACAAAGGCAAACGCCATCCGACACTTGAACAAGGCGTGGTAATTGGCGCGGGTGCTAAAGTGCTTGGCCCGATTACGATTGGTAAAAATGCAAAAATCGGCTCAAATGCCGTTGTAGTGAAAGATGTGCCAGAAAATGCAACTGCTGTGGGTATCCCTGCGCGCATTCTGGAAGAAGAAAAAGCCAAGAAGCGTGATGAAACTGCACAAAAAATTGGCTTTAGTGCTTACGCTGTGGGTGATGACAACAACGACCCAGTCACAAAAGCGATTCATAAACTGCTAGACCACGCAGATAAGCAGGACATTGTAATTGCGGAACTAAAACAACAATTAGCTCAATTATCAGATGCGAATGCGGATGCTGAACTAGGTGAAGCTTTTGCGTCTAAAAAACATTAA
- the rpoE gene encoding RNA polymerase sigma factor RpoE, which yields MLQTAKIEALSRSSFVEPAPHAYNSGYKTNQNGSGQLMADKPNGNGPTTSSGAGNRELDQALVVRAQQGDKKAFGMLVEKYHRKLGRLLSRMIRDQAEVEDVVQESFIKAYRALHNFRGDSAFYTWLYRIGINTAKNYLVSMGRRPQVLQDVEIEDVENFEDGSEMRTMETPETAMMTKEIAQTVNDTVASLPEELRTAITLRELEGLSYEEIATLMQCPIGTVRSRIFRARETIALKLKPLLDTPDGKRW from the coding sequence ATGTTACAAACAGCAAAGATTGAAGCATTGTCCCGTTCAAGTTTCGTAGAACCCGCTCCGCATGCGTATAATAGCGGCTACAAAACGAATCAAAACGGAAGTGGACAATTAATGGCTGATAAGCCAAACGGCAATGGCCCAACAACAAGTTCTGGCGCGGGGAATCGCGAGCTTGATCAAGCGTTGGTTGTGCGCGCGCAGCAAGGCGACAAAAAAGCGTTTGGCATGCTGGTAGAAAAGTATCACCGCAAGCTTGGGCGCCTACTTTCGCGGATGATTCGCGATCAAGCTGAAGTAGAAGATGTGGTGCAGGAATCGTTTATCAAAGCGTATCGCGCTTTGCATAATTTTAGAGGCGATAGCGCCTTTTATACTTGGTTGTATCGTATCGGCATTAACACGGCTAAAAATTATTTGGTATCAATGGGTCGTAGGCCGCAAGTGTTGCAGGATGTTGAAATTGAAGATGTAGAAAACTTTGAAGACGGCAGCGAAATGCGCACGATGGAAACGCCAGAAACGGCCATGATGACTAAAGAAATCGCGCAAACGGTCAATGACACAGTGGCGAGTTTGCCAGAAGAATTGCGTACCGCCATCACTTTGCGTGAGTTAGAAGGTTTAAGTTATGAGGAAATTGCGACTTTAATGCAATGTCCGATTGGTACGGTGCGCTCACGTATATTCAGAGCGCGTGAAACCATTGCCTTAAAACTCAAGCCATTGTTGGATACGCCAGATGGAAAACGTTGGTAA
- the nadB gene encoding L-aspartate oxidase: MSQQFDVLIIGSGLAGLTMALQVADHKSVCLVSKRELSDSASSWAQGGIAAVLNSDDTIEEHIQDTLIAGAGLCDVEVTRMVATQGFAAIEWLINQGVEFTREADNRHFHLTREGGHSHRRVVHVADATGQAVQKTLAQKVREHANITLLENHIAIDLLTSKKLNKKSKIDSTQSDSCKGAYVLDNSTGKVITIAAQQTVLATGGAGKVYLYTTNPDVSTGDGIAMAWRAGCRIANMEFIQFHPTCLYHPHAKSFLISEVVRGEGGLLKLPDGTRFMPEHDSREELAPRDVVARAIDFEMKKRGLDCVYLDITHKPAEFIQEHFPNIYARCLELGIDITKQAIPVVPAAHYSCGGVMTDSTGATDIACLYAIGETACTGLHGANRLASNSLLECLVFGQAAAKAILNAPSQKFGDLPHWDESRVTDADEEVLITHTWNELRRFMWNYVGIVRTNKRLSRALHRIHMLRDEVNEFYSNFKVSNDLIELRNLLQVAELIVKSAIERHESRGLHYSKDYPDLLGEAIPTVLEPSKYYSLLDSKQGS; this comes from the coding sequence ATGTCACAACAATTTGATGTGCTGATTATTGGTAGCGGCCTTGCTGGGTTGACCATGGCGTTGCAGGTAGCAGACCATAAAAGCGTCTGTTTAGTCAGCAAAAGAGAGTTGTCAGATAGTGCCAGCAGTTGGGCGCAAGGCGGGATTGCAGCAGTACTCAATAGCGACGACACCATTGAAGAGCATATCCAAGACACTTTAATTGCAGGCGCTGGGTTGTGCGATGTAGAAGTAACACGCATGGTTGCCACACAAGGTTTTGCTGCCATTGAATGGCTGATTAACCAAGGCGTTGAGTTTACGCGCGAAGCCGATAATCGACACTTCCATTTAACACGCGAAGGTGGTCACAGCCATCGACGCGTGGTACATGTAGCCGATGCGACTGGCCAAGCGGTACAAAAAACTTTAGCGCAAAAAGTACGTGAGCACGCCAATATAACCTTGCTAGAAAATCATATTGCGATTGATCTATTAACCAGCAAAAAACTCAATAAAAAGTCAAAAATTGATTCAACGCAAAGCGATTCTTGCAAAGGCGCTTATGTACTGGATAACAGCACGGGGAAAGTGATTACCATTGCCGCCCAGCAAACTGTTTTAGCCACTGGCGGCGCTGGCAAAGTTTATTTGTACACCACCAATCCAGATGTCAGCACTGGCGACGGCATCGCGATGGCTTGGCGCGCTGGTTGTCGTATTGCCAATATGGAATTCATTCAGTTCCACCCCACTTGCCTCTATCATCCGCATGCTAAATCTTTTTTAATCAGTGAAGTTGTTCGAGGCGAAGGCGGTTTACTCAAATTGCCAGATGGTACACGCTTTATGCCAGAACACGATTCCCGCGAAGAACTTGCGCCGCGTGATGTGGTAGCGCGTGCGATTGACTTTGAGATGAAAAAACGTGGTTTAGATTGTGTGTATTTAGATATCACGCATAAACCCGCCGAATTCATTCAAGAACACTTTCCGAATATTTATGCGCGCTGCTTAGAATTAGGCATTGATATCACCAAACAAGCAATTCCCGTAGTGCCAGCCGCGCATTATAGTTGCGGCGGCGTAATGACAGACTCTACTGGCGCGACCGATATTGCTTGCTTATATGCCATCGGCGAAACCGCTTGTACGGGTTTACATGGCGCAAATCGGTTGGCGAGTAATTCATTATTAGAATGCCTGGTATTTGGCCAAGCGGCGGCAAAAGCCATTTTAAATGCGCCAAGCCAAAAATTTGGCGATTTGCCACATTGGGATGAAAGCCGCGTGACTGACGCCGATGAAGAGGTATTAATCACGCACACATGGAATGAATTACGTCGATTTATGTGGAATTATGTGGGCATTGTGCGCACCAATAAACGCTTAAGCCGCGCGCTTCACCGCATTCATATGTTGCGTGATGAAGTGAACGAGTTTTACAGCAATTTTAAAGTCAGTAATGATTTAATCGAGTTACGTAATTTATTACAAGTGGCTGAATTAATTGTAAAAAGTGCAATTGAACGCCATGAAAGTCGTGGTTTGCATTATAGTAAAGATTACCCGGATTTACTCGGCGAAGCGATCCCTACCGTGTTGGAACCATCGAAATATTACAGCTTGTTGGATAGTAAGCAGGGAAGTTAA
- a CDS encoding inositol monophosphatase family protein encodes MHPMLSIAVKAAREAGRIINKGSNDVGALTVQSKDFNDFVSEIDRGAEQAIIDTLKYAYPDHGFLGEESGNTNQESENIWIIDPLDGTTNFLHNFPQYCVSIALQQKGVLTQAVIYDPVRNDLFTATKGRGAFLNDKRIRVANRGKLQSALIGTGFPFKDFTHLKTYMGMLEDMIKSTSGIRRPGSAALDLAYVAAGFTDGFFEMNLSAWDIAAGALLVQEAGGIVGDFEGNESWLTTGNIVAANPKVFSQMLQVLSPHLTPAQKTQFA; translated from the coding sequence ATGCATCCAATGCTCTCCATCGCCGTCAAAGCCGCTCGCGAAGCTGGCCGTATTATCAACAAAGGCTCCAATGATGTTGGTGCGCTTACTGTTCAAAGTAAAGACTTTAACGATTTTGTCAGTGAAATCGATCGTGGCGCGGAGCAGGCGATTATTGATACATTGAAATATGCGTATCCAGACCACGGATTTTTGGGCGAGGAAAGTGGTAATACCAATCAAGAATCTGAAAATATCTGGATAATCGATCCGCTAGATGGCACAACTAATTTCTTACACAATTTCCCACAATATTGCGTATCGATTGCCTTGCAACAAAAAGGTGTTCTAACACAAGCTGTGATTTACGACCCAGTGCGTAACGATTTATTTACCGCAACTAAAGGACGCGGTGCTTTTTTAAACGATAAACGTATTCGCGTGGCTAATCGTGGAAAATTACAAAGCGCATTGATTGGTACGGGCTTCCCATTTAAAGACTTTACGCATTTAAAAACTTATATGGGCATGTTAGAAGACATGATCAAAAGTACCAGTGGTATTCGCCGCCCAGGTTCAGCCGCACTTGATTTGGCTTACGTTGCGGCAGGTTTTACCGATGGTTTCTTTGAGATGAATCTATCTGCTTGGGATATTGCCGCAGGCGCTTTGCTGGTGCAAGAAGCGGGCGGCATTGTGGGCGATTTTGAAGGCAATGAAAGTTGGCTGACTACTGGAAATATTGTGGCAGCAAACCCGAAAGTATTTTCTCAAATGCTGCAAGTGTTAAGCCCGCACTTAACACCAGCGCAAAAAACCCAGTTTGCTTAA